One genomic window of Paraburkholderia phytofirmans PsJN includes the following:
- a CDS encoding CreA family protein, with product MVIKLIPGRWGIPGALLIFVSSVVVARDLATIETHTQRYGSYIAISAYEDPLVSGVTCYVSESQSDGALGSGRVTHGADQTASCHQTGNIRIAETVPKQAQVFTAESDPAFDSLHIIRVLDAERHSLVYFTYNEDEVAGDLPGRIDVIRLPAGPRMPTR from the coding sequence ATGGTGATCAAGCTGATTCCAGGGCGGTGGGGCATCCCGGGTGCACTTCTGATATTTGTGTCCTCCGTTGTCGTAGCCAGGGATCTGGCGACGATCGAAACGCATACCCAGCGATATGGTTCTTACATCGCCATTTCCGCTTACGAAGATCCTCTCGTAAGCGGCGTGACCTGCTACGTATCGGAGTCGCAGTCCGACGGCGCACTGGGAAGCGGACGCGTTACCCATGGGGCAGACCAAACTGCTTCCTGCCATCAGACCGGCAACATCCGCATTGCCGAAACTGTTCCCAAGCAGGCGCAGGTATTCACGGCCGAGTCAGATCCAGCCTTCGACTCGCTCCATATAATCCGGGTACTGGACGCTGAACGTCACTCGCTTGTCTATTTCACGTACAACGAAGACGAGGTTGCGGGTGACTTGCCGGGCCGCATCGACGTAATACGGTTGCCAGCAGGTCCCAGGATGCCCACCAGATAG
- a CDS encoding cation-translocating P-type ATPase, which produces MQTSSVQSVPDISSGHIGSAPPLAHAERKRGLSSRQVEESRARFGRNIVDSKVRRTWWQTLGEGLREPMFLLLLGATGIYFLLGDVSEALALLAFVAAIVFLTVFQSHRTARVLDSLRELSAPRAQVLRDGQRQLVAAAELVPGDLVFVREGARVPADGSVTEAHELSVDESLLTGESVSVSKSVARADARAEEDPGGQLIFGSMVVQGQGQMIVTATGANTKLGRIGKSLTGITEARSPLQLETRTFVNRFTLAAIILCLLLVVAYRLRSGEWLPGVLAGITLAMGILPEEIPVILTVFMALGARRIASEGVLTRRMSAIETLGQTSVLCVDKTGTLTQNRMSVRVLSAQGKRQVIDPTTQRIDEAYHELIEYLVLASEIEPIDPMERAFHETGRVELAGTGRLHDDWSLVHEYALTPELPAMSHAWHAPELDHHAVACKGAPEAVCALCRLDERDTQTVLDEAAQMASGGLRVLGVAKARHSHSGWPEKQHDFEFSFVGLAGLLDPVRPEAAGAIAACQAAGIRVVMITGDYPSTARAIATEVGIDGTRIVTGQEVAAMNDARLREAITNVDVFARVKPEQKLRLVNAFRESDQVVAMTGDGVNDAPALKAAHIGIAMGLRGAEVAREVASLVLLRDDFAPIVSAIRLGRHIYVNLLQAISYTVAVHIPMIAAAMIPVFVGWPPLLAPVHIVFLELIINPVCSIVFENEPERENLMHMPPRRAGARLLSNSTLGKAAMAGALAAMLMLGLYAALLSLSYDLTFSRTVSFMALVACNVALIFVIRLLPQPRAYARARQRNRYLWVVLGVVGTGLLLLMTVPALARLFGLVALLSA; this is translated from the coding sequence ATGCAGACGAGTTCCGTTCAATCCGTTCCGGACATAAGCTCTGGCCACATCGGATCGGCACCGCCGCTCGCGCACGCCGAGAGGAAGCGTGGACTGTCGAGCCGGCAGGTGGAGGAGTCGCGCGCCCGCTTCGGTCGAAACATCGTGGACTCAAAGGTTCGCCGCACCTGGTGGCAAACGCTGGGAGAGGGGCTCCGTGAGCCCATGTTTCTTCTACTCCTCGGCGCAACCGGCATCTATTTTCTGCTTGGAGATGTGTCGGAGGCGCTCGCGCTTCTCGCGTTTGTCGCCGCAATTGTCTTTCTGACGGTCTTTCAAAGCCATCGTACGGCGCGGGTGCTCGACTCTCTTCGCGAGCTGTCCGCGCCCCGTGCGCAAGTACTGCGGGACGGGCAGCGGCAACTCGTTGCCGCCGCCGAACTGGTGCCGGGCGACCTGGTTTTCGTCCGGGAAGGCGCGCGTGTGCCGGCCGACGGTTCAGTGACGGAGGCTCACGAACTGAGCGTAGACGAGTCGCTACTGACAGGCGAGTCCGTTTCGGTGAGCAAGTCCGTGGCACGAGCCGATGCACGTGCAGAGGAGGATCCTGGCGGACAGCTTATTTTCGGGTCGATGGTGGTGCAGGGTCAGGGGCAGATGATCGTGACGGCGACGGGGGCGAATACGAAGCTTGGTCGCATTGGCAAGTCGTTGACCGGCATTACGGAAGCCCGCTCGCCGCTGCAACTGGAAACGAGAACCTTCGTCAATCGCTTTACGTTGGCCGCGATCATACTGTGTCTGCTGCTCGTCGTGGCCTATCGCTTGCGCTCCGGGGAATGGCTTCCGGGCGTGCTCGCGGGAATCACGCTGGCCATGGGGATTCTTCCCGAAGAGATTCCGGTGATACTGACCGTTTTCATGGCACTTGGGGCTCGCCGAATCGCCAGTGAAGGCGTGCTGACACGCCGTATGAGCGCCATCGAAACGCTCGGCCAGACCTCGGTGCTGTGCGTCGACAAGACGGGCACATTGACGCAAAACCGCATGTCCGTGCGCGTGCTGTCTGCGCAAGGAAAACGGCAGGTCATCGATCCGACGACGCAACGGATCGACGAGGCGTATCACGAACTCATCGAGTATCTGGTGCTCGCCAGCGAAATCGAACCGATCGATCCAATGGAGCGGGCATTTCACGAAACAGGCCGGGTTGAACTCGCCGGCACCGGACGGCTCCACGACGACTGGTCCCTGGTTCATGAATACGCGCTGACACCGGAATTGCCGGCCATGTCCCACGCATGGCACGCGCCTGAACTCGATCATCACGCCGTGGCCTGCAAGGGCGCGCCAGAAGCGGTCTGTGCCTTGTGTCGTCTGGACGAACGGGATACGCAGACTGTTCTTGATGAGGCGGCGCAAATGGCGTCGGGTGGACTGCGGGTGCTTGGGGTGGCCAAGGCACGGCACTCACATTCCGGCTGGCCGGAAAAGCAGCACGACTTCGAGTTCTCTTTCGTAGGGCTGGCCGGGTTGCTGGATCCGGTCCGGCCAGAGGCCGCGGGCGCTATCGCCGCATGCCAGGCCGCCGGCATCCGTGTGGTGATGATTACCGGCGATTATCCGTCGACGGCGCGGGCTATTGCGACTGAAGTCGGTATCGACGGCACGCGGATCGTGACTGGCCAGGAAGTGGCTGCGATGAATGACGCGCGGCTTCGCGAGGCCATAACGAACGTGGACGTGTTTGCACGTGTCAAGCCAGAGCAAAAATTGCGGCTCGTCAATGCGTTCAGGGAAAGTGATCAGGTGGTGGCGATGACGGGCGACGGTGTAAACGACGCGCCCGCGCTTAAGGCGGCGCACATCGGCATTGCGATGGGACTGCGCGGCGCCGAAGTCGCGCGCGAGGTGGCATCGCTGGTCTTGCTGCGTGACGACTTCGCGCCGATCGTGTCGGCGATCCGACTAGGAAGACATATTTACGTCAATCTCCTGCAGGCAATCAGCTATACGGTCGCTGTTCATATTCCGATGATCGCCGCAGCCATGATTCCGGTTTTCGTCGGCTGGCCTCCGTTGCTCGCGCCCGTTCATATCGTCTTTCTCGAGCTGATTATCAACCCCGTCTGCTCGATCGTGTTCGAGAACGAGCCGGAACGCGAGAACCTGATGCATATGCCACCGCGCCGTGCCGGCGCGCGTCTTCTGTCGAACAGCACATTGGGAAAAGCGGCAATGGCGGGCGCGTTAGCCGCCATGCTGATGCTCGGTCTGTATGCAGCCTTGCTGAGCCTCAGCTACGACCTTACTTTCTCACGCACAGTGTCGTTCATGGCGCTCGTGGCGTGTAATGTGGCTTTGATCTTCGTGATCCGCTTACTTCCTCAGCCGCGGGCCTATGCACGCGCACGACAGCGGAATCGCTACCTCTGGGTTGTACTAGGTGTCGTTGGCACGGGGCTTCTGCTTCTCATGACCGTACCCGCCCTGGCGCGGCTGTTCGGACTGGTCGCGTTGCTAAGCGCCTGA
- a CDS encoding carboxymuconolactone decarboxylase family protein: MNIDSLERALASGAEPLKLQKLIALGIAIALREDTCIAHHVADAISAGATSSELFDAVNVAVAIGGGPTASYGRRLRQATRQIEAGEYLLEPAVPVAVRS; the protein is encoded by the coding sequence ATGAATATCGACTCACTCGAACGGGCGCTTGCATCCGGCGCAGAGCCCTTGAAGTTGCAGAAACTCATCGCACTCGGTATCGCGATCGCACTTCGCGAGGACACATGTATCGCCCATCATGTGGCGGATGCCATAAGTGCAGGCGCAACGAGCAGCGAACTTTTCGACGCGGTGAACGTTGCGGTAGCCATAGGTGGCGGCCCAACGGCTTCTTACGGTCGCCGCCTGCGTCAGGCTACTAGGCAAATTGAAGCCGGTGAATATCTACTGGAACCGGCTGTTCCCGTCGCTGTACGTTCATGA
- a CDS encoding hemerythrin domain-containing protein: protein MSAWGRRGAVEVILREHEQLATVNRGMQEFVSTLEIGSGTQDLVILRAMLYYIREYPQQVHHPKEDRFLFVRLRERTHELDEVIDKLEGQHVQGDIQVRKLEHALTRYELGGGTTCASLKCLVDEYANFSSDHRRMEEDLILPAARRFLTKDDWDELDAAFGANRDPFDGVKLEEDLDKLFNMIVTTVPR from the coding sequence ATGTCTGCATGGGGGCGGCGAGGCGCCGTTGAGGTGATTCTGAGAGAGCATGAGCAGTTGGCGACTGTGAACCGGGGAATGCAGGAGTTCGTCAGCACGCTGGAAATAGGGAGTGGTACACAGGACCTCGTCATACTCCGAGCCATGCTTTATTACATCCGCGAATATCCGCAGCAGGTTCATCATCCGAAAGAGGATCGGTTCCTTTTTGTCCGGTTGCGGGAACGTACGCATGAACTCGATGAGGTCATCGACAAACTCGAAGGCCAACATGTTCAGGGTGATATACAGGTACGGAAACTGGAACACGCGCTGACTCGTTACGAGTTGGGCGGAGGCACTACGTGCGCGTCGCTCAAGTGTCTGGTGGATGAGTACGCAAATTTCTCGTCTGATCACAGGCGAATGGAGGAAGATCTGATCTTGCCCGCTGCCCGGCGATTTCTCACGAAAGATGACTGGGACGAACTCGACGCTGCGTTCGGTGCGAACCGCGACCCGTTTGACGGAGTCAAGCTTGAAGAAGATTTGGATAAGCTGTTCAATATGATTGTCACGACTGTGCCACGGTAG
- a CDS encoding EAL domain-containing protein → MKRNLLVHLLGRLRVGRKLLLIYLLDLSAVVFISGILIHEKYIAIDFSDKELVGNAYIAAAQDALTGFALAGAGRQQSAAQLQQTAGKLADAERRFGEHMQSAALNQRVRDALLASASPHADAATLDGGLEATRALVTRVGNQSNLILDPDLDSYYAMSLSILRYPELLSDVDRIGRHLHDAGAKSRTVPMGRDEMRTRYLVLEGQLDAVLQGLRSDYAEASAANGTLTRTIGPSIERLLAAIDSYRRVAGAAVDAGGDVPELATLDAAQQRVVISVSDAWSITSSQLERLLHERVRGLFERMWLHLGTALFLLCAILSMVYAVAQQISRPLRELARVMDTVRRTGDHSLRADWHSQDEIGRLVRGFNDMLAQLGRERDIQKELAATARASAAQYALVEATPVPMVVTAIPGHEVLHANRPALAWLNGCTVDPWGYGLDSEVRARFFQQLSDRDAVDEFEVRWKASNEPSWAMLSARRLAFQGRDAVLTAFTPINQIKSMEQRLELWGKVFEASSEAILILDAQRRLVTANASFYRATGYRADDVAGKEPAFLSGAHVQGDLLAAVIDSVDRQSAWHGEANVRRRAGSDYPAWLMISAVRDRRASLSHYICTLIDITDRKKSEARIQFLAEHDLLTELPNRALFMKRLRAVLDHARVADHRVAVLFIDLDRFKHVNDSLGHHIGDSLLRSVSRRLVRAVRADDTVSRLSGDEFTIILNGVSGAAEVGRTIEDRLLPLMRQPHELDGMALPVSCSVGVALFPDDGEDIETLMQNADAAMYQAKGAGRNLVKFFTPDMAERALHRAQLEASLRNAIAMDEFRLEYQPCIDARTGELVAVEGLLRWHNPRLGKVSPAEFIPIAEESRLIISMGAWVIEQACRQIAEWNDEGLAPLRVSINVSAIQLRDPNLIGMLATSLERNRVAPERLELEITETVLMDSAEHYESTVAGIRKLGIKLSLDDFGVGYSSLSYLNRFPLDRLKIDRAFVKDMLDAPADLAIIRAIIELGHELGLRVVAEGVESEHQAQILRNIGCDELQGFLFSPSLSPADLGSWSSMRMVA, encoded by the coding sequence ATGAAACGCAATCTGCTCGTCCACCTGCTCGGACGTCTGCGCGTAGGCCGCAAGCTGCTGCTGATCTATCTGCTCGACCTGAGCGCGGTGGTGTTCATTAGCGGCATTCTGATCCACGAAAAGTACATCGCGATCGACTTCTCCGACAAGGAGTTGGTCGGCAACGCGTATATCGCGGCCGCGCAAGACGCGCTGACCGGTTTCGCACTCGCCGGGGCCGGGCGCCAGCAAAGCGCGGCGCAATTGCAGCAGACCGCCGGCAAGCTCGCCGACGCAGAGCGCAGGTTCGGGGAGCACATGCAAAGTGCGGCACTCAATCAACGGGTACGCGACGCGCTCCTCGCCAGCGCGTCGCCGCATGCGGATGCCGCGACGCTCGACGGTGGACTCGAAGCGACCCGTGCACTGGTGACACGGGTCGGTAACCAGTCGAACCTGATTCTGGACCCCGACCTCGACAGCTACTATGCAATGTCTCTGTCGATTCTGCGCTATCCGGAACTGCTCAGCGACGTCGACCGGATAGGCCGTCATCTCCACGACGCCGGTGCGAAATCGCGCACTGTGCCGATGGGCCGCGACGAGATGCGCACCCGCTACCTGGTACTCGAAGGGCAACTCGATGCGGTTTTACAGGGTCTGCGTTCGGACTACGCGGAGGCCTCGGCCGCGAACGGCACGCTGACCCGCACGATCGGTCCGTCTATAGAACGACTGCTCGCCGCCATCGATTCATATCGGCGCGTGGCCGGCGCAGCGGTCGACGCCGGTGGCGACGTGCCCGAACTCGCGACGCTCGATGCCGCCCAACAGCGCGTGGTGATAAGCGTCAGCGACGCATGGAGCATCACCAGCAGTCAGCTCGAACGGCTGCTGCATGAGCGCGTGCGCGGCCTTTTTGAACGCATGTGGCTGCACCTTGGCACTGCCCTGTTCTTGCTGTGCGCGATCCTGAGCATGGTATATGCGGTCGCCCAGCAAATCTCCCGACCGCTGCGCGAGCTCGCGCGCGTGATGGATACCGTGCGCCGGACCGGCGACCACTCATTGCGTGCAGACTGGCACAGTCAGGATGAGATTGGCCGACTCGTGCGCGGCTTTAACGACATGCTCGCGCAGCTCGGCCGCGAACGCGACATACAGAAGGAGCTCGCGGCAACGGCTCGCGCGTCCGCCGCCCAATACGCGCTGGTGGAGGCGACGCCCGTGCCGATGGTGGTCACGGCGATCCCGGGCCATGAGGTGTTGCATGCGAACCGCCCGGCACTTGCGTGGCTCAACGGCTGCACGGTCGACCCGTGGGGCTACGGGCTCGACTCCGAGGTCCGGGCGCGCTTTTTCCAGCAACTGTCGGACCGCGATGCCGTCGACGAATTCGAGGTGCGCTGGAAAGCCAGCAACGAACCCAGCTGGGCGATGCTGTCGGCGCGAAGACTCGCCTTTCAGGGACGTGATGCGGTATTGACCGCATTCACACCGATCAACCAGATCAAGTCGATGGAGCAGCGCCTCGAATTGTGGGGCAAGGTGTTCGAGGCATCGTCGGAAGCCATTCTGATTCTCGACGCACAGCGACGCCTCGTGACCGCGAACGCGTCGTTCTATCGGGCCACCGGCTATCGCGCCGACGATGTCGCAGGTAAGGAGCCCGCCTTCCTTAGCGGCGCGCACGTGCAGGGCGACCTGCTCGCGGCCGTGATCGATTCGGTGGATCGTCAGAGCGCGTGGCATGGCGAAGCAAACGTGCGGCGGCGCGCGGGGAGCGATTACCCGGCGTGGCTGATGATTAGCGCCGTGCGCGACCGGCGCGCGAGCCTTTCGCACTACATCTGCACGTTGATCGACATCACCGATCGAAAGAAGAGCGAAGCTCGCATTCAGTTCCTCGCCGAACATGACCTCCTGACCGAATTACCGAACCGCGCGCTGTTCATGAAGCGCCTGCGTGCGGTACTCGATCACGCCCGCGTCGCGGATCACCGCGTCGCCGTGCTGTTCATCGATCTGGACCGTTTCAAGCACGTCAACGATTCGCTGGGTCATCACATTGGCGACAGCCTGTTGCGCTCGGTGTCGAGGCGTCTCGTTCGGGCCGTGCGCGCCGACGATACCGTGAGCCGCCTCAGCGGCGACGAGTTCACGATCATCCTCAACGGCGTCAGCGGCGCGGCCGAGGTCGGCCGCACCATCGAGGACCGTCTGCTGCCGCTGATGCGTCAACCGCATGAACTCGATGGCATGGCGCTGCCGGTGTCGTGCAGTGTCGGCGTCGCGCTGTTCCCCGACGATGGCGAGGACATCGAGACGCTGATGCAGAATGCCGATGCCGCCATGTATCAGGCCAAAGGCGCTGGCCGCAACCTCGTCAAGTTCTTCACCCCTGACATGGCCGAACGCGCGCTTCACCGGGCGCAGCTTGAGGCGTCTTTGCGCAACGCGATTGCGATGGACGAGTTCCGGCTGGAGTATCAGCCGTGCATCGACGCCCGCACCGGCGAACTGGTCGCCGTGGAAGGGCTGCTGCGCTGGCACAACCCGCGGCTCGGCAAGGTGTCGCCCGCGGAATTTATTCCGATCGCGGAAGAAAGCCGGCTGATCATCTCGATGGGCGCGTGGGTGATAGAACAAGCGTGCCGCCAGATTGCGGAGTGGAACGACGAAGGCCTCGCCCCGCTACGCGTGTCGATCAACGTGTCCGCGATCCAGTTGCGCGACCCGAACCTGATCGGCATGCTCGCAACCAGTCTCGAGCGCAATCGCGTCGCCCCCGAACGGCTCGAACTCGAGATCACCGAGACGGTGCTGATGGATAGCGCGGAGCATTATGAATCGACGGTGGCCGGCATCCGCAAGCTTGGCATCAAGCTATCGCTCGACGATTTCGGCGTCGGTTACTCGAGCCTCAGCTATCTGAACCGGTTTCCGCTGGATCGCCTCAAGATCGACCGGGCGTTCGTGAAAGACATGCTCGACGCGCCGGCCGATCTCGCGATCATTCGCGCGATCATCGAACTCGGGCACGAACTCGGGTTACGAGTGGTCGCGGAGGGGGTTGAGAGCGAGCATCAGGCGCAGATCCTGCGCAACATCGGTTGCGACGAGTTACAGGGTTTCCTGTTCTCCCCGTCGCTGTCGCCTGCCGATCTGGGTTCGTG